A genomic window from Lutra lutra chromosome 17, mLutLut1.2, whole genome shotgun sequence includes:
- the SELENOW gene encoding selenoprotein W, translated as MLRSPAMALAIRVVYCGAUGYKSKYLQLKKKLEDEFPGCLDICGEGTPQATGFFEVMVAGKLVHSKKRGDGYVDTESKFLKLVAAVKAALAQG; from the exons ATGCTGCGGTCCCCAGCCATGGCCCTCGCCATCCGAGTCGTTTATTG TGGCGCTTGAGGCTACAAGTCCAAG TATCTTCAGCTCAAGAAGAAGTTAGAAGATGAGTTCCCGGGATGCCTGGACATC TGCGGCGAGGGAACTCCCCAGGCCACTGGCTTCTTTGAAGTGATGGTAGCTGGGAAGTTGGTTCACTCCAAGAAG AGAGGTGATGGCTACGTGGACACAGAGAGCAAGTTTCTGAAGCTGGTGGCCGCTGTCAAGGCCGCCTTGGCTCAGGGCTAA